In Acidisarcina polymorpha, the DNA window TATTGCATAAGGCATTCAAGTCTAGCGCCTCTAACTACCTGGATGCTCGAGAAGGCTAAGTTGAAGAGGCCTCTCCACATCCCAGGCGGACTATCAACTTCTTCCCTCTGGAGGCCCCTCGTATGCGTTTCCGCACCGGACCTATAGTACTTTTCCTTATCTCCCTGCTCGCACTTACCTCGTCAGCGCTACTAGCTCACGCGCAGAATTTTCGCGGAGGAATTAGTGGATCGGTGACGGATTCCAGCGGCGCGACAGTCCCAAACGCCACTATTAAAGCCGTTGACGATGCTACCGACGCGGCCTACGACACCATATCATCGAGTGCTGGCGACTTCAATTACACTAACTTGCCGCTCGGGACTTATACCGTGACGGTAACTGCCAGGGGCTTCTCAACAGAGAAATTTGATAAGGTCTCGGTAACTGCGGGGGCAATCTATACGCTCCCCATCAAGCTGACCATTGCATCTTCGTCGGAGACGATCGAGGTCACCGCCGACGCACTGACCCTAGACACGACCACCGATACCCAGGCCACGATCCTTCCCCAAGCGGTGGTGCAAAACCTACCCAACAGCGGTCGCGACTTCACCCAGATGCTGGCCCAGACGCCCGGGTTTGCGGGCTATTCGACCGGCGGCGGCGCTGGCAACGCCAGCGTTAACGGCACCCGTTCCAATTCGGTCAACTGGCAGATCGAAGGCACGGATAACAACGATTTGTGGTGGAACATTCCCGCCGTGAATCAGGGCGGCGTCTCGGCCATCGCCGGTGTCATCCTCCCGGTCGATGCAATCGATAACTTCTCTTTCGAGACTGCGGGATCGACCGCCCTCGGGCGTAACTCCGGCGGCACTGCTAACCTGACGATTAAGTCAGGCACGAACCGGCTACACGGATCCGCTTACTACTTCAATCACAATGAATTCTTCCAGCGCATGAATCCCTTCTCGACTACCAAGCCGGCTTCCCGCAATCAGAACTATGGCTTCTCTGTCGGCGGACCTGTTATCAAGGACAAGTTCTTCTTCTTTCTAGCCTTCGAGCATCAGAACTTTCTCATCGGCGCGGCTAACAAGGCCACCGAACCGTCGGCCGCGTACCAGGCGGCATCCTATTCGCTCCTCGACTTTTATGGCGTGCCCCACAACCCGGTCGCGAATAATCTCCTCTACGGAAACGGCACGCTTGCCGGTCTGTGGCCAGCGACTGCGCTCACCGGACCTGCCTCTGCCGACAACTACCAGTCGAATGGAAACCTTACTGGCCACAGCTTCAACGGCATCGCTAAGATTGACTTCACACTTACGGAACGCGACCACCTGGCGGCCTCCTGGTTCGCCGGCCAGGGCACGCAGACTGCGCCCACCTCCTCTGAACTGCCTTACTACTTTGAGAACGCGCCGATTCATGTACAGAATTACTCGATCGTCTATAACCATGTCTTTTCGACCGCCATTACCAACCAGTTATCGGCCGGCGTCAGCTACTTCAATCAGGTGTTTAGCGATGCAAATACTGGTTTCAACCCGATCGGGCTCGGCCTGAACACCGGCGTCACCGATCCCTCGCTTCCCGGGTCGCCCCATCTGATCATTGGTCCCTCGGGCGCGAATGTCGGCCTCAGCGCCAGCAGCACTGGGTTTGACCCGCTCGGCCCTACCGCCCCTTCCGGGCGCAACGATATCACCGGGCACCTGGACGAGGCGCTGTCCTGGACCAAAGGCGCTCACCAATATAGTTTTGGCGGGGAATTCCGGCAGGCGCAGGTGGATGACTTCTACCAGACCGGCCAGCGCGGCACGATCTATTTCGATGGGACGCAGGGTCCGTGGGCAACGGGAACAAGCGGCACGGCCTGCGCCACGCTTGCCACCCAGAACCAGGGCGTTGCTGCCCCGGCCGCTCTGACGAGCGATCCCAACATCCCCTTTCTGGCCGACTTCCTGGCAGGTTGCCCTGATCCCTCCACCTCGGAAATTGTTCTTGGTAATCCGAAGCGCCAGGTCTTTGTGAACACCTGGGACCTCTATGGCGCGGATAACTGGAAGGTCAGCCCCCGATTAAGCCTGAACTATGGCGTCCGCTACGACTATGAAGGCCCGGTCCATTCTGATTTTCCTAACCTCTCCACCTTCGATCCTTCCTTACCGGGCGGACTGGCCGTCGCCGGCGTGGATGTTCCAAACATCTATAACAAATTCTGGGGAGCGGTCAGCCCGCGGGTCGGCTTCGCCTACCAGCCGAGCGAAAGCGGCAAGATGGTGATTCGCGGTGGCTATGGCCTCTACTACGATTCCATCTACATGAAATCAGTGCTACAAAACAACGGCTTGCAGAATATCTCGGTCTTTAGCCCAAGTCTGAACCCGGCCGGCTCGGATATCGCTGTCCAAGCGCAGGGTCAGAACGTTGTAGTCCAACCCGGTCAACCTATCTTCCAGTCTTTCGGGGACGCCCTCGCCGGTCAAGGCTCGGTTAAAATATCCACCTTCGCCAAGAACTTTCGCCCCTCTTACACGCAAGAGTTCGATCTGAATCTTCAACAGAGCTTCACCTCCTCTGTAGTCTGGCAACTTGGATACGTCGGCACCAAGGGGACCCACCTCATGGGCATGTCCGATATCAACGCTGGAGCATTGAACTCGCTGAACGTCGCAGTACCGTACGGTTCCGCGACCTGCGCGCCCCAGTATAGCGGCGCTACGCCGACCACGCCCGGGAACGATCTCCAGTGCTCCCGCCCCTATTTCAGCCAATTCCCACAGTTCTCCGTCATCGATCAAGCCACCAGTAACCTCGGCTCCAATTACAACTCTCTCCAAACCAGCCTGCGGCTTCAGGGCTATCACGGTTTCACTGCCCAATTCGCCTACACCTGGTCCCACGCTATCGACTACGAGACCGGTCTGCTTCCGTACCTTCCCCAAGACCCAGGCAACGAAACAGCGGAGCGTGGCAACTCCGACTATGACGTCCGGAACTCCTTCGTCAGCTATGTCGACTATGCTCTACCCAACTTCCGTGGACCGAAGCGTCTGGTCCAAGGATGGGAGTTCAACTCGGCGTGGAGCTTCCACGGCGGGACCCCCTACACCGTCACCTCGAGCAGCAATCCTAGCGGCAACGGCGAAAGCGCAGACCGCGCCGTCCAAGTAGTCGCTAACCCTAACGCTGAACCGCACGGAATCGGCGCCGTCAGTCCCGGGGTCGTTCAATGGTTCGTTCCTGGCGCATTCGTCGATGCTCCTACTGGCCAATATTCACCAACGAGGAGAGGACAGAACTATAACCCAGGCTACTCGGCCGTGGATCTCAGCATTCTCAAAAACACTCCCATCGTTGAAAGAGTCACTGCTCAGTTTCGGGCTGACATTTTCAACATCTTCAATCGAACCAACCTCGCGCCTCTAGGTTTCCCGAGCACCGGCGAAACCGGGCAGATCGGCTCGACCATCGGACCATACCTGGGTAATCCCGGTATCGGCCCCGGAGAACCGCTTAACGCTCAATTCGCGCTCAAAATTATTTTTTAGACGCTTACTCGCTACTTTTTCGAAAGTCCGGCGCCCGCGCGTCCCAGCGGGCGCCGGGCTTTTTCCAGGCACTACCCACCGATATCTCGCTCGTCTCAACCCACTATTTCGACGATAGAGGAGTTACTCCGAAGGATGGCAGTTACCCGTAGAGCCTTCCTCACCCGCATTGGCCAGCTCGGCGGATATGGAGCTGCCTTCACCTTCATGCAGCAGCTCGGCTTGTTGCCGGCGATGGGGGTGACCCACGAACAAGCCAAGCTCAGAAAAGTCCCAGGCAATGGCGCCACCGTGGTGATCCTTGGTGGAGGCATCGCCGGCCTGATCTCTGCCTATGAACTCGGCAGGCTCGGATATCGATGTACTCTGCTCGAGGCCCGCGATCGCGTCGGCGGCCGCAACTGGACCGTCCGCCGCGGTGTCAAGATCGAGTTCACCGACGGGTTTACTCAGAACTGTGAATGGGAGGAGGGAAATTATCAAAACTTCGGTCCCGGCCGCCTTCCCTCCATCCATACCACCATGCTTGGGTATTGCCGCGAGCTCAACATCCCGCTTGAGGTTGAGGTCAATACATCACGCTGCACCCTTCTTCAATCCGACAAGCTGAACGGCGGCGCGGCGGTCGAGCAACGGCGGATGATCAACGACACTCGGGGCCATGTCTCCGAACTTCTCGCCAAATCCATCAACAAAGGCGCCCTCGATCAGGATCTTACCTCCGAGGACAAGGAGCGAATGCTCACCTTCCTCCGCGAATATGGCGACCTGAGTCACGACTTTCTCTTCAAAGGCACCGACCGTTCCGGATTCAAAATCCCACCCGGCGCCGGCAAGGAAGATCCCACCGCCATCGATCCCTTGCCGATGCACGCTTTGCTCGATGCCGATCTATGGCAGGGTTTGCTCTCGGAAGATGCCATCGACTGGCAGGCCACGATGTTCCAGCCGGTCGGCGGCATGGACCTCATCCCGAAGGCCTTCGCCAAGCAACTAGGAGATGTTATCCGGTACCAGGCTGACGTCCAAAAGATACGCCACGATCATGAGGGTGTGACCGTCACCTATCTGGATTGCAAGACGGGCCAGACCGTGACCATCAAGGCGGATTACTGCATCTGCAACATACCCCTGCCGGTTCTCCAAACCATCGATGCCGACTTTGCCCCGGATGTCCGCGAGGTGATCGCTGCCGGCGCCTATGACTCCTCCTCCAAAATCGCCTGGGAGTCTCGCCGCTTCTGGGAACAGGACTACAACATCTACGGTGGCATTTCTTACCTTCGCCAGCCAGTCGAGATCGTCTGGTATCCCAGCGCCAGAATGTTTACGCCCACCGGCATCATCGTTGGCGGTTATGCCGACAACGAGTCCGGCACTCCCTTCGGCGATCTCAGAACGGTTGAGGCAAAAATAAGCGCCTCCCGCCAAGCGATCGAGCTGCTTCATCCCGGCCACGGTAAAGAACTCACCAGGCCGCTTTACGTCAACTGGGGCAAAATCCCCTACGCGCTGGGCGGTTGGCTTAGCGACTACAGCGGGAAATCGATCCAGCGGCTGCTTGAACCCGACGGCCGCATCTACTTCGCCGGGGACTACACCAGCCACTTGAGCGGCTGGCAAGAGGGTGCTGCACTCTCCGCGTATCGGAGCATGAACCAGATCGGCATCGAGGTCGAGAAGAAGAGGCCGGATCCGCCCTTCAGCAGTTCAGCCGCCCTGAGTTAGGGAGAGACAAGCCGCCTGTGATGGAACCGGATTTGCACTAGCAACTTTCAACGCCCAGCCCAGTCTGCTAACGTGAAAGCTGGGCAATGATACTCATCCACAGCTTTACAAGTATTCTCATGCTACAGGCAGACTCGTCTGCGGCGGCACCGCCGCCCGCCAGTGGCAGCGCTATCGTCGAAATGCTGCAAAACAGCGGTCCGATCGCCCTGACCGTGCTCGGCATTCTGGCGCTGTCGAGCCTGTTTTCCTGGGGCGTCATTCTGGCTAAGCTGTCGAGCTTCGGCCGAGCTCGCACTCAGAGCCAGCGCTTTCTCCGCGCCTTCCGCAAGGCGGGCCGTCTTCAGGAGATCTCCGCCGTGAGCGAGCAGTTCAAGCCTAGCCCCCTGGTCAGCGTCTTCGACGAAGTCTACGAGACCTACCGGCGCCAGACGGGAGGGTCCGGACCTCCGCGCAATATCGTTTCTCTGGAGCGCTCCGCGCAGACTGCTGCAAGCGAGGCCCTCACCGTCATGGAACGCCGCATGACCTGGTTGGCCACGATCGGGGCGGTTTCGCCCTTCGTTGGGCTCTTCGGCACCATCATGGGCATCGTGGACGCCTTCCACGGTCTCGGCACCGCGGGAACCGCGACCCTCCGGGCAGTCGCGCCGGGTATCTCCGAGGCACTCATTACCACTGCTGCTGGGCTGGTGGTCGCGGTGCCGGCGGTGATCGCCTATAACCAGTTCACGGCCCGGGTGCGGGAGTTCGGCGCGCGCATGGATGACTTTGCCCGCGAGCTGCTCAACAGCATGGAAGATTCCACGCTTCGGCCCGCGCAAGACCCAGCCGAAAGAGAGGCCGCTCGTGGCCTTCAGCGTTAGTAACGGGGGCAACTTCCGCACTCAGACCGCACTTGCCGAGATCAACATCACGCCACTCGTCGATGTGGTGCTGGTGCTGCTGGTCATCTTCATGATCTCTGCCCCGGTGCTTCAATCCGGCATCGAGGTTGCCGTTCCAAAAACTAAGACCGTCCGCGAGATCACGGAACAACGCCAGGTCGTCACCATCGATCGCGAACAACGCGTTTTTCTTGGCGACCAACCCATCAACCTGGCCGACCTGCCCACCCGCCTTCGTAAATCGAACGGAGACGAAACCAAGCAGGTTATCTACCTGCGAGCCGACGAAAAAGTCCCCTTCGGGGCCTTCGCCTCGGTGATGGATGCCGTGAAACAAGCCGGCATCACGAACATCAGCATCGTCACTCAGCCTTTAGATAACAGAAAATAGGTTCGGCTCCCCTCCTATCACACTCCTGCCGTAGCCCCAACTCAGACTTTGGTCGACATGTGCACGAGGGGCGGCCATCGGCCTCTCGTGTGAGCATCCGCAGCGGCATACAACGAATCCCACACTCAGATCAAAATTTCCCGATGTACCGTTCCGGCCCCTGCTCTAACTCTTTAGCCTGCTGGTTCTTCGATGCCACCTGAACAAGCTCAGAATGCTGGAGTGAACCCCTGGCTCATCGCCACTTCGGTGATGCTGGCGACGTTTATGGAGGTGCTTGACACTGCCATCGCTTCAGTTGCCCTACCGTACATCGCCGGTTCCCTCTCGGCGTCGAACGATGAAGCCACCTGGGTGCTGACCAGCTATCTGGTCGCCAACGCCGTCATCCTCCCCGCGAGCAACTGGTTCGCGCTCAAATTCGGGCGTAAGAATTTCCTCGTCAGTTGCGTCACTATCTTTACGATTTCGTCCTTTTTCTGCGGCGCGGCGCCGACGCTGCCACTCATGCTCCTCGCCCGGATCATTCAGGGGGCCGGCGGCGGCGCTCTGCAGCCGCTCTCTCAAGCCATCCTGCTCGAAAGCTTTCCGCCTGAGAAACGCGGCGCGGCGATGGCCGTCTTCGCCTTCGGCGTCGTGGTCGCCCCCGTCATTGGACCCACTCTCGGCGGCTGGCTCACCGATACCTACAGCTGGCGTTATGCCTTCTACATCAACATCCCCGTCGGAATCGTGGCAGTCGTCATGATTAGCCGCTTCGTCAAGGACCCTCCCTACATCGCCAACGCGAAGGTGCCGCCCTTCGACAACATCGGTTTCGGTCTGCTCGCCGTCTGGACCGGATGCCTCCAGGTCATCCTCGACAAAGGCCAGGAAGACGATTGGTTCGGGGCCGTTTGGATCCGCTGGGCCGCGTTCTTCTTGGTAACTTCCTTCGTGTGGTTTCTCGTCCACTCGTGGCGAAAGAAGAACCCCTTAGTCAATCTGCGAATCTTTAAGGATTGGAACTTCGCCATCGGCTGCTGCTTGATCGCCATGTTCGGCGTCTCGATCTACTCCACCATCACCGTGCTGCCGCTCTTCTATCAGGAGCTGCTCGGGTATACCGCCTTCACCGCCGGTCTGGTCGCCGGCCCTCGCGGCATCGGGTCCATTCTCGGCATGCCGATCATTGGCTGGCTGGGCAATAAAGTCGACCCAAGATATCTACTGACCTTCGGATTTCTGGTCTTCGGCCTCTGCTCCATCTACTTCGGCAATGTCGATCTGGACATCGGTCCTACCACGTTGCTCATCCCCATCGTGATCACCGGCTTCGCCCTCAGCTTTGTCTTCGTACCGATCACTACTCAAGCCTATGGAACGCTCCATAATGAGCAGATTGGCAATGCCAGCGGCATCTTCAACCTGATGAGAAATATCGGCGGCTCGATCGGCATCTCGGTGGCCCAGACGCTGCTCACACGCCGCGCCGATTCCCATCAGAACGAGATCCTGAACTACGTGCCTCGGTCCAGCTACTACTATCAACAACGCGTTGGTCAGATCGCCAGTTATCTCGGCCGCCAGACCAATCCCGCGAACGCGACCGCCGCAGCCCGCAGCCAGGTCTACCAGCAGCTCAATGCGCAAGCGCTGTTATGGGCATTCGTCGACGTTTTTCGTTGGACTGGGCTGCTCTGCTTCAGCGCCGTGGCGCTCGTCTGGCTCTTCCGTAAAGTGAAGCCGGGCCGGGCTCCCGCCGGGGCTCACTGATCCACCAAACTCTATGCGGCTGAGACCCGTGCAGCCACGTGCGAGCCGAGCCCCATGCGAGCCCGCCTGTATCCCCGATGCGCCGGTAAGCTACCCTGCCATGGCAGCCAATAACGCGTTCGCATCATGCACTGGCGGTAAACAGGCATTTCCCCGGCAAACGACCGCCATCACGCCATCCTCGATCCCGGGCAGCGCCGGTAAAGTCTCCGCCAGCATGGGCGGTAAACTCAGCGGCGAAATCTGCTCCGCGCCCAGGCGGATCACGCTCTTGTTCACCGCGTAACCGGCCAGCGCCGTTGCCTTCAGGCGACGCGCCTCATCGCCTTCGCCAATCACCACCACCTGCGTCGGGGCCTGTAAATATTGCTGCAGCGCCAATCCATAACTCCCCGCATACAATCCAAAGTGCTCCACGATTCCGGCGAAGTTCTCCAAGGTGTCCTCTGCCCTTTCGCGAAGGTCCTGGCGGCCGTTCAGATGCTCCAGGCGCAGCAGCGCAATTACTGCCGAAGGATTTCCCGCTGGTGTCGGCGTATCCTGCAGCGGCTTCCGCCGCGCGCTCAATGCGCCCAGCACCTTTCCTTCTGTAGGCAGCTCGGCGTCGAAAAAGCCGCCCCCGACCAGATCGTAGAACCGCGCCACCATCGCGTCCCCTATCTGCTCGGCAGCCTTGTAATACTTTATCTCTCCAGTTGCTTCCCAGCCATCAAGACAAGCTTCCACCGTGAATGCATAGTCGTCGAGGACCCCGCAAATCCGTTCCTTTGGCTTGTCACTTCCGGCATAGGAAATCACATGCGCCAGGCCCGACTCTTCATTCCAAGCCTCGGCCAGTATGCGATCGAGTGTCTTCAATGCAAAAGCGACCGTTGACCCCAGATGCAGCACCCGTCCCGCCTGCAGATAAGCCGAGACCGCCATCGCATTCCAGGAGGTATAGATCGTCTTATCGAGGAATGGAGCTGACCGCTCCAGCCGTGCCGCATACAGTTTCTTGGACGCCGAGGCAATCCGCGCTTGCACCTCCGGAACCGGCAGCTTCAACCGCCGCGCCGTGTCGTCCAGCGTGAAATTCACATGCAAGACGTTCTTTTGCGGATTGTGGTGCATGTCGCCCACATGGCCGATGTGATAGTGCAGCTCCACGACGGAAAGCTCCTCCGGCGTCAGCACCGCAGCCGCCTCTTCGCGTGTCCAGGTGAAGTAATCCCCATCGTCATCAAGCGTCACGTCGGCGTCCTGCGAGGCATAGAAGCCGCCGCGCTCCCGGTCCGTCAACCACTCGTCCATCCAGCGGATGATGTCCTTCGCCACTCGCGCAAATTCCGGATTCACAAATGTCTGGTAAGCATGCGCATAGTTCTTCAACAGCCCGGCATTGTCATACAGCATCTTCTCGAAATGCGGCACGACCCATCGCTCGTCCACCGAATAGCGATGAAACCCGCCGGCGAGCTGGTCGTAGATTCCGCCCAGCGCCATCTTCTCGAGCGTCACCACTACCGTCTTCTTCGCAGCCTCGTCGCCGGTACGGCCTACAACATCAATCAACAGATCGAGCGCCGAGGGATGCGGAAACTTCGGCTGCGACCCGAACCCGCCATGTTGCGCATCAAACTGCCCCACCGCATGGCTCACCAGCTTATCGACCAATGTCGCGCTCAACTGCCCGGAGCGGCCGGCAAACGTTTCGCCATGTTCGATCGCCGCCATCACGCTTCCAGCCGTGTCGGTGACCTCGGTGCGCTGTTTCTTCCACACCTCGGCCATGGTCCGCAACACCCGCTCGAAGCTCGGCCGGCCATAGCGCTCTTCCGGAGGAAAATACGTTCCTCCAAAGTACGGCTTGCCATCGGGCGTCAAGACCGCCGTCAGCGGCCACCCACCCTGTCCGCTCATTGACTGGACCGCCGCCTGATAGCGGCTGTCCACATCCGGCCGTTCGTCCCGATCGACTTTGATGGCAACGAAGTGCTCATTGACGACGGCCGCCAACTTCGGGTCTTCATAGGACTCGCGGTCCATCACATGGCACCAGTGACACCAGACCGCGCCAATATCCAGGAGAATGGGCTTATCTTCGCGAGCAGCTTTCGCAAACGCCTCTTCGCTCCATTCATGCCATTGCACCGGCTGATGCATGGCCGAGCGAAGGTAGGCGGAAGAAGCGTCTTTCAGAGAGTTATTAGAGGCGTGAACTGTGGAATCAGTAGTCATCGCTTCAAGTTTAGAGTATTTCGGCGAAAGGCGAGGATTCGCGAAACCACACTCCTCTCGCCGAACGACTCTAACCGGGGCTCAGCTAGCGCCTGCCGCCAATGTGGCCGCGTCCATCATGCATTTCATTGCCATGAAAGTTGGCGGGAGGATGCTCTCGGCCTACTTCCACTCGATCGCCGGGATGCGGTATCGGACCGTGGTAACCATGGTCGGGATGAAAGTGATTATCGACATAGCCATGGAAGTCGTGCGGGCCATGGAACCAGGGACCAGCACCGATAAACACTCCACCCGGGAACCACTCAGGTCCATAGTACCCGTAGGGAGCACACGCATATGGCGGAGCCTCATAGTAGCCATAAGGGCATACCGGTGCGACTCCAATGTTGACGCTGACTTGAGCCTCGGAAGGCTTGCCAGCTGCTGCAAGAACGGAAAGACCAGCGAATGCAGAAATCACTGCATACTTTAATCTGCGCACGTACATTTACACCTCTGCAGCTTAGAAGGCGTAAAAACGTCCCAGAGTTGTTCAATCTATGCAGGGTCACGGCCGAAGATAGATCATCCAAAAAGTTTCACTATCCAGGGTTTTTTTCCGAGAAGCGCTTCAGCCGAAAACATCATCCGCTGACACTCTACTGCTCTCGGAGCAAATCAAGTTAGCCGTCCCTTCGCCGTGGGGGGATGAGACGTCAGGCTCATGTAAACCGCGGTCGCCACCGTTGCCAGGATCACCAGCAACAGCGAATAAAGTGTGAAGAGATAGACCCCCAGACCGGTGTCGGGATACACAAGTCTCCACACCTTGAACTCAACCAGCACCGCGGTCCACCCCAGCGCCGCGCTGAGCCAGATGGTGCGCTTCTGATTGCTCAGCAACCATTCCTCTCGAAGCAGCAGGGCAGCTGGCAGCATCCCGCATAGCCACCCTAACCCGGCAATTGGCAAAGTCCAAGCCAGCCACACTGCGGCGCCCCAGCACAGCGACGCCGTCAATGGCTGCAGACCGCCATCCCGGTTCCCCAGCATTCTCACTAGCACGATCGGGAGCGTCACCACGATGGCTGACGCCCAGCCCAGAAAAACCGCCAGCACCGATCTTCGAATTCTTGCCCCAGCCACCCTGAGGCTCATCGGAGCAGTCGTACTGCGACCTCGGTATAAAGATCGATCGCCTGGAACAACTCTTTCTTCGCCAGCTTCTCGTATGGAGTGTGCGCCACATGGATCGATCCAGGCCCCAGCAACAGCGGCTCGCCCCAATTGGTCAGCGCCGGGATATCGGTCGTGAACGCGGCCACCATGGTTTCCAGGCCTTCGATCTTTCGCATGCGGATGAACGGAATCTCCAGCGTGAACTCGACCGTTGCCAGTCCCTCCACCGCTGCCTCAATCTTCGCTCGAAGCTCTTCAGAAGGGCCGACCAACCGCACCAGTACATGCGCCTCGGCCGCGTCGGCAATGACGTTCGGAGCATGCCCGCCCTCGATCATCCCGATATTCAGCGTGCTCGATCCGACATCCTCGACCATCGGGAGATCGAGCGCAAGCACCCGCTCCAGAGCCAAGACGAGCTTATGGATCGCGCTTTCTCCAAGCTCCGGATAGGCTGAATGACCCATTTTCCCTGAAGCGCGGATCGTCGCCCGCAATGCTCCCTTTGAGGCCAATGCCAGGCGATTATCGGTCGGCTCCCCGTTGATCAGAAATTGGCTTCCCTTTGGGTGTTCATTCGCCACCCGGGCTCCCGCCGAATCGCGCTCTTCGCCCACCACAAACAGTAGTCCGACTTTGATGCCCATCTCTCGCAAGCGAACCGCCGCCGCCGTCTGGGCCGCAATGATTCCCTTGGCATCGCAGCTTCCCCGGCCATAGATGAACTCCTGGTCCTCGCTGCTCGCAAGAAATGGAGGCACGGTGTCCATATGCGTCGATAAAACTACGTCCGGCTGAACTCCGTCGGTCGAGGCATACACGTTGAAACGGTCGCCGGCTTGACGGCTCTCCGGCGGCTGCGGAACGGCCATTCGCTCCACCTCGAATTTCAGGCCAAAGAGATACCTCTCGAGCCAGACGCCGACTTCGCCTTCGTTATAGGTGATCGATTCGATGTCGATCAAACTGCGTGTGAGATGAACCGGATCGAGTGCCATCAAGACCCAGAATACATGGCCCCTGCCTGGAGACCACGTCGATACAATAGAGCCAGTAACTCGACAGCCACTGAATGGGAATTAGAACCGAAACATGAATCCAACCTTCGCGTCTTCCGCCATTCGCAGTGTGGACGACCTCCGCGGTCCTGCCGGCCAACTCGAAGCCCTGCTCAACGCCGGAAATCCCGCCGCTGCATACTCCGCCCTCGTCTGCCATCCTCACCCGCTTTTCGGCGGCACCATGCATAATAAAGTTGCCTATCATGCCATGAAGGCGTTTGGTTCCTTTGGCTTTCCGGTGCTCCGCTTCAACTTTCGCGGCGCCGGACTTAGCGAAGGCGTCCACGACCATGGCCGCGGTGAACGCGAAGATGTCCGCGCCGCTGTCGACTGGTTGAGCAACGAATTCAATCTTCCGATTCTCTTTGCTGGCTTCTCCTTCGGAGCGAACGTCGGCCTTCGAGCCTGTTGCGGGGACCAGCGGGTGCACGGACTTGTCGCCCTCGGTACTCCCGTCCATGCCGAAGGGCGCGACTATCACTATGAATTTCTTGCCAACTGCAGGGCTCCCAAGCTCTTCGTCAGCGGGACGGCGGACAAGTATGGGCCGGTCGCCCTGGTAGAAGCCGCCGTCAGCCTTGCGCCGCCACCCACTGAGTTAGTCTGGATACCGGAAGCGGACCACTTCTTTGCCGGTCAACTCGACCGGATGCAAGACGCCATCCACAATTGGGTTGACGCGCACTTCCTGGCAGTAAGGCCGCAATGAACTCATCGAACCTATCTAATCCCGTCGCACCGTCAAAACCGCTCTCCGAGACGGCCATCGACATCTTCACCACCGCTCTCGAAGACTGCAATATCCCAGCCGCGTTCGACCGTTACCTTCATTTCGAAGAACACACGCTCTTCCTCCATCCATCGCCACTATTGAAGCCGAACGTAATCGAACTCGATCAATTCAAGAAGATCTTTGTGATTGCCTTCGGGAAGGCCGCGCTCACCATGACCGACGCGCTGCTCGCGCGCCTGCCGCAGAAGCTCAATGTTCACGGAGTTTGCTCGGCCCCGAAA includes these proteins:
- a CDS encoding DHA2 family efflux MFS transporter permease subunit; the encoded protein is MPPEQAQNAGVNPWLIATSVMLATFMEVLDTAIASVALPYIAGSLSASNDEATWVLTSYLVANAVILPASNWFALKFGRKNFLVSCVTIFTISSFFCGAAPTLPLMLLARIIQGAGGGALQPLSQAILLESFPPEKRGAAMAVFAFGVVVAPVIGPTLGGWLTDTYSWRYAFYINIPVGIVAVVMISRFVKDPPYIANAKVPPFDNIGFGLLAVWTGCLQVILDKGQEDDWFGAVWIRWAAFFLVTSFVWFLVHSWRKKNPLVNLRIFKDWNFAIGCCLIAMFGVSIYSTITVLPLFYQELLGYTAFTAGLVAGPRGIGSILGMPIIGWLGNKVDPRYLLTFGFLVFGLCSIYFGNVDLDIGPTTLLIPIVITGFALSFVFVPITTQAYGTLHNEQIGNASGIFNLMRNIGGSIGISVAQTLLTRRADSHQNEILNYVPRSSYYYQQRVGQIASYLGRQTNPANATAAARSQVYQQLNAQALLWAFVDVFRWTGLLCFSAVALVWLFRKVKPGRAPAGAH
- a CDS encoding M20/M25/M40 family metallo-hydrolase; the protein is MALDPVHLTRSLIDIESITYNEGEVGVWLERYLFGLKFEVERMAVPQPPESRQAGDRFNVYASTDGVQPDVVLSTHMDTVPPFLASSEDQEFIYGRGSCDAKGIIAAQTAAAVRLREMGIKVGLLFVVGEERDSAGARVANEHPKGSQFLINGEPTDNRLALASKGALRATIRASGKMGHSAYPELGESAIHKLVLALERVLALDLPMVEDVGSSTLNIGMIEGGHAPNVIADAAEAHVLVRLVGPSEELRAKIEAAVEGLATVEFTLEIPFIRMRKIEGLETMVAAFTTDIPALTNWGEPLLLGPGSIHVAHTPYEKLAKKELFQAIDLYTEVAVRLLR
- a CDS encoding alpha/beta hydrolase, with amino-acid sequence MNPTFASSAIRSVDDLRGPAGQLEALLNAGNPAAAYSALVCHPHPLFGGTMHNKVAYHAMKAFGSFGFPVLRFNFRGAGLSEGVHDHGRGEREDVRAAVDWLSNEFNLPILFAGFSFGANVGLRACCGDQRVHGLVALGTPVHAEGRDYHYEFLANCRAPKLFVSGTADKYGPVALVEAAVSLAPPPTELVWIPEADHFFAGQLDRMQDAIHNWVDAHFLAVRPQ
- a CDS encoding thioredoxin domain-containing protein, with protein sequence MTTDSTVHASNNSLKDASSAYLRSAMHQPVQWHEWSEEAFAKAAREDKPILLDIGAVWCHWCHVMDRESYEDPKLAAVVNEHFVAIKVDRDERPDVDSRYQAAVQSMSGQGGWPLTAVLTPDGKPYFGGTYFPPEERYGRPSFERVLRTMAEVWKKQRTEVTDTAGSVMAAIEHGETFAGRSGQLSATLVDKLVSHAVGQFDAQHGGFGSQPKFPHPSALDLLIDVVGRTGDEAAKKTVVVTLEKMALGGIYDQLAGGFHRYSVDERWVVPHFEKMLYDNAGLLKNYAHAYQTFVNPEFARVAKDIIRWMDEWLTDRERGGFYASQDADVTLDDDGDYFTWTREEAAAVLTPEELSVVELHYHIGHVGDMHHNPQKNVLHVNFTLDDTARRLKLPVPEVQARIASASKKLYAARLERSAPFLDKTIYTSWNAMAVSAYLQAGRVLHLGSTVAFALKTLDRILAEAWNEESGLAHVISYAGSDKPKERICGVLDDYAFTVEACLDGWEATGEIKYYKAAEQIGDAMVARFYDLVGGGFFDAELPTEGKVLGALSARRKPLQDTPTPAGNPSAVIALLRLEHLNGRQDLRERAEDTLENFAGIVEHFGLYAGSYGLALQQYLQAPTQVVVIGEGDEARRLKATALAGYAVNKSVIRLGAEQISPLSLPPMLAETLPALPGIEDGVMAVVCRGNACLPPVHDANALLAAMAG